Proteins found in one Cytobacillus luteolus genomic segment:
- a CDS encoding extracellular solute-binding protein, whose translation MLKKKAFSSFAILSLIFALVLAGCSGSNDSKENDSSNSDSGSKEQATVNFMHLWPEGSSKQHNMIVQNIITEYEDANPNVNIELEVLSNDQYKEKIKILASSNKLPDVGLTWAAGFLEPYVNGNKFAQLDDVLSDGLSESFISGTTEAFAFDGKTYGLPLELNIAPIYYNKTIFAEHGLEVPQTYEEFKNIVKTLADAGITPITVGNKEPWTGSMWYMYLADRFGGPETLTNAINRTGSFEDPALVSAAQEIQNLVDMNAFVKGHNGLGNEEAKGPFMNNQAGMYLMGTWELPNYTTNQDVPQEFRDSIGFFKFPTVEGGKGDINSFVGGPGVGLFVSESSKVKEEAKDFVKFFVQKWGEVSVTDAGVIPATKVDTSTMDLPQMYIDILDELSNASNITLYADVQMSPAVAQEHLNMIQSLFGKQITPEEFAKKHEEALAAEE comes from the coding sequence ATGCTAAAAAAGAAAGCGTTTTCATCATTTGCTATTCTTTCACTAATTTTTGCACTAGTATTAGCAGGCTGTTCAGGGTCAAATGATAGCAAAGAAAATGATAGTTCAAATTCAGATTCTGGTTCAAAAGAGCAGGCAACAGTTAACTTTATGCACTTATGGCCAGAAGGTAGCTCCAAGCAACATAACATGATTGTGCAAAACATTATTACAGAGTACGAAGATGCAAATCCGAATGTAAACATTGAATTAGAAGTTCTTTCAAATGATCAATATAAAGAAAAAATTAAAATTTTAGCTTCATCAAATAAACTGCCGGATGTAGGTTTAACTTGGGCTGCAGGCTTTTTGGAGCCATATGTAAACGGTAACAAATTTGCTCAGTTAGACGATGTTTTAAGCGATGGCTTATCTGAATCTTTCATCTCAGGAACAACAGAAGCTTTTGCATTTGATGGTAAGACATATGGATTACCACTAGAACTAAATATCGCACCAATCTATTACAACAAAACAATCTTTGCAGAGCACGGTTTAGAAGTACCACAAACATATGAAGAGTTCAAAAATATCGTTAAAACGCTAGCAGATGCGGGTATTACTCCAATCACAGTAGGTAACAAAGAGCCATGGACAGGTTCTATGTGGTATATGTATTTAGCAGATCGTTTCGGTGGTCCTGAAACATTAACAAACGCAATTAACCGCACAGGTTCTTTTGAAGATCCAGCTTTAGTTTCAGCTGCTCAAGAAATTCAAAATCTAGTTGATATGAATGCTTTCGTAAAAGGACATAATGGACTTGGAAATGAAGAGGCAAAAGGTCCTTTCATGAACAACCAGGCAGGTATGTATTTAATGGGTACTTGGGAGCTTCCAAACTATACGACAAATCAAGATGTTCCACAAGAATTTAGAGATTCAATTGGTTTCTTTAAGTTCCCAACTGTTGAAGGTGGAAAAGGTGATATCAACAGCTTTGTAGGTGGTCCTGGTGTAGGATTATTCGTATCAGAAAGCTCTAAGGTTAAAGAAGAAGCGAAAGATTTCGTTAAGTTCTTTGTACAAAAGTGGGGAGAAGTGTCAGTTACAGACGCTGGTGTAATTCCTGCAACAAAAGTAGATACATCTACAATGGATTTACCACAAATGTATATTGATATATTAGATGAACTAAGCAATGCAAGCAATATCACATTATATGCAGATGTTCAAATGAGCCCAGCAGTTGCACAAGAGCACTTAAACATGATCCAATCTCTATTTGGTAAGCAGATCACTCCAGAAGAGTTTGCGAAAAAGCATGAGGAAGCTCTAGCTGCGGAAGAGTAA
- a CDS encoding carbohydrate ABC transporter permease has product MNKVMSNKLIIAMYVLPALLLIMVLIYIPIILTGYYGLMKWDGIGEMTFIGLDNYIKLIQDGDFWSSAMHSFLLALFSAVSLIGYLAISLVLVTKIKGANTFRKIYLIPMLLSSVAIAQLWLKIYHPSNGMLNSFLMSLGVDNPPAWLAEPKYVLFAIFVPIIWQYAGFYIIIYYAALKNIPESIIEAARIDGASPLQIAYKIKLPLISGVIKVTIVLAIVGSLKYFDLIYVMTGGGPDGASEVIASYMYKKAFVTYDFGYGSAIGFFLLLIILVVTWLIRKLTATDEEIQY; this is encoded by the coding sequence ATGAACAAAGTCATGTCAAATAAGCTCATCATTGCTATGTATGTACTCCCCGCTCTACTTTTGATCATGGTGTTAATCTATATCCCTATTATATTAACCGGGTATTATGGGCTGATGAAGTGGGATGGAATTGGTGAGATGACATTTATAGGCTTAGATAACTATATTAAGCTAATACAAGATGGTGACTTTTGGAGTAGTGCAATGCACTCGTTCTTATTAGCGCTATTTTCAGCTGTTAGTTTAATAGGATATCTAGCTATTTCACTAGTACTAGTAACAAAAATCAAAGGTGCAAATACATTTAGAAAGATATATTTGATTCCGATGCTATTATCTTCAGTAGCAATTGCTCAGCTTTGGCTTAAAATCTATCATCCTTCTAACGGGATGTTAAATAGTTTCCTAATGTCACTTGGCGTTGACAACCCACCTGCTTGGTTAGCAGAGCCTAAGTATGTTTTATTTGCTATTTTCGTACCAATCATTTGGCAATATGCAGGTTTTTATATCATCATTTATTATGCAGCATTAAAGAATATTCCAGAATCAATCATAGAAGCAGCAAGAATCGATGGAGCTTCGCCTTTACAAATAGCTTATAAGATTAAGCTTCCGCTTATATCGGGAGTTATAAAAGTAACGATTGTACTTGCAATTGTAGGATCTTTAAAATACTTTGATCTCATTTATGTAATGACTGGTGGAGGTCCTGATGGTGCCAGTGAAGTAATTGCATCATATATGTATAAAAAAGCATTTGTCACTTATGATTTTGGATACGGTAGTGCGATAGGTTTCTTCTTATTACTAATTATTTTAGTGGTAACATGGCTAATTCGTAAGCTAACTGCTACTGACGAAGAGATTCAATACTAA